The Peptococcaceae bacterium 1198_IL3148 genome includes a region encoding these proteins:
- the ytxC gene encoding putative sporulation protein YtxC, with translation MIPSISIGTSQYVDVIKSNLNRQISNLENNGLKLEIVELPAGKYTFLSCNINGKIPYINKSGYQIFKKYVAHAVSDVIVNQWQNILINNIIKENYYYFNEDEKDRILAFAQDYVQNKNTDFGIQLHSRRWEQINQRLNEYLENNDQLVVEGFIRFRLKEYVSDLKEAIDNAVDDFLMEREYGEFIQLLRYFVDIQDSKLDLAHVVVKPNGSFALYDNNERAINNQTIEDFILDVNDDINYEDLLVSALISLSPRKIVFHHNEKKLPKTTLKTIQDVFVGRVETCVGCEICNGQINN, from the coding sequence AGATTAGCAACCTGGAAAACAATGGATTGAAATTGGAAATAGTAGAATTGCCCGCAGGTAAGTATACTTTTTTATCCTGTAATATCAACGGCAAGATACCCTATATCAATAAGTCTGGCTATCAAATCTTTAAGAAATATGTGGCCCATGCAGTTTCCGATGTCATTGTCAATCAATGGCAAAACATATTGATAAATAATATCATCAAAGAAAATTACTATTATTTTAACGAAGACGAAAAAGATAGAATACTGGCCTTTGCCCAAGATTACGTGCAAAATAAAAATACAGACTTCGGTATTCAACTACATAGTCGCCGGTGGGAGCAAATAAACCAGCGATTAAATGAATACTTGGAAAATAACGACCAATTGGTGGTAGAAGGTTTCATCCGCTTTCGGTTAAAGGAATATGTCTCGGATTTAAAGGAAGCCATAGACAACGCGGTGGATGATTTCCTGATGGAACGGGAATATGGCGAATTCATCCAACTGTTAAGGTATTTCGTAGATATTCAAGATTCAAAGCTAGATTTAGCCCACGTGGTGGTTAAACCAAACGGCAGTTTTGCCCTTTATGACAACAACGAACGGGCCATTAACAATCAAACCATTGAAGATTTTATTTTAGACGTCAATGATGATATCAATTACGAAGATTTGCTGGTCAGTGCTTTAATATCTCTGTCACCTCGAAAAATAGTATTCCACCATAATGAAAAAAAATTACCTAAAACCACCTTAAAAACCATTCAAGATGTTTTTGTCGGTAGAGTGGAAACCTGCGTCGGTTGTGAAATTTGCAATGGACAGATAAATAATTAA
- a CDS encoding DUF445 family protein: MSIELILMPLVGMFIGWVTNMLAVKLIFKPYLPIKIPLTPYKIQGLVPKRRAELANKIGQVVERELLSAEDIMKQMRSPEMVDRLVQSVHKAVKNLIEEKVPLWLPPSLKNTLTQIVLEAVNSSVPHLVERSIDKMGEEFIQKIKIADLVEDKLNHYPIEDIERIIVSVAAKELKHIEVLGAVLGFIVGLLQYLILQLL, from the coding sequence ATGAGTATTGAATTAATATTAATGCCACTGGTTGGCATGTTCATTGGCTGGGTAACTAACATGTTGGCTGTCAAGCTGATTTTTAAACCTTATTTACCGATAAAAATACCGCTAACCCCCTATAAAATACAAGGTTTGGTACCCAAAAGGCGGGCAGAACTGGCTAATAAAATTGGGCAAGTGGTAGAAAGGGAATTGTTATCAGCGGAAGACATTATGAAACAAATGCGTTCCCCAGAAATGGTGGACAGGCTGGTACAATCGGTGCACAAAGCGGTAAAAAACTTAATAGAAGAAAAAGTACCATTGTGGCTACCGCCATCTTTAAAAAACACCTTAACACAGATTGTGCTGGAGGCGGTTAATAGCTCGGTGCCGCATTTGGTGGAGCGTTCCATTGACAAAATGGGCGAAGAGTTTATCCAAAAAATCAAAATTGCTGATTTAGTGGAGGATAAATTAAACCATTACCCCATTGAGGATATTGAACGGATTATTGTCAGTGTGGCGGCCAAGGAATTAAAACATATTGAAGTGCTGGGGGCAGTGTTGGGCTTTATTGTTGGTTTGTTGCAGTATTTAATTTTGCAGTTGCTCTAG
- the thrS gene encoding threonine--tRNA ligase, producing MIKITLKDGSERTYQPGVTVKEIAQDISAGLARMALAGKINGQVVDLTTPVNEDVQLEILTFDSEEGQMVYRHSTSHVLAQAVQKLFPGTKLAIGPAVKDGYYYDFDSDHKFSPDDLEKIEAEMNKIIKADLPFVRFELSRDEAIKKFTEAGEQYKVELINDLPEDAVISCYSQGEWTDLCAGPHVPSTGKLKAVKLMSLAGAYWRGDEKNKMLQRIYGTSFPKKSQLDEHLHRLEEAKRRDHRKLGQELDLFSIQEEGPGFPFFHPKGMILRNELENFWRLEHKKRGYQEIRTPMILNRALWEQSGHWDHYKENMYFTKIDEADYAVKPMNCPGSILVYKTKMHSYRELPIRMGELGLVHRHELSGTLHGLMRVRCFTQDDAHIFMLPSQVKQEIMGVIDLFDYFYGVFKLPYHVELSTKPEKAMGSDEIWDLATNSLKEALEEKGIKYIVNEGDGAFYGPKIDFHLEDSIGRTWQCGTIQLDFQMPEKFDLNYVGEDGQKHRPVMIHRVVFGSIERFIGILTEHFAGAFPSWLAPVQVRVLPITDRHAEYAQKVVEQLAGKDIRVELDARNEKINYKIREAQNQKIPYMLVVGDKEIEQNAVAVRHRSQGDLGVMAVDEFEAKFIKEISDKE from the coding sequence ATGATAAAAATAACTTTGAAAGATGGCTCGGAGCGCACCTACCAACCGGGTGTCACAGTAAAAGAAATTGCCCAGGACATTAGTGCTGGTCTGGCTCGGATGGCGCTGGCCGGTAAAATTAACGGACAGGTGGTTGATCTGACCACGCCGGTTAATGAAGATGTTCAGTTGGAAATCTTAACCTTTGATAGCGAAGAGGGGCAAATGGTGTACCGTCACAGCACTTCACACGTGTTGGCCCAGGCGGTACAAAAACTGTTCCCTGGCACTAAGCTGGCCATTGGCCCCGCTGTGAAAGACGGTTATTACTATGATTTTGACTCAGACCACAAATTTTCTCCGGACGACTTGGAAAAAATTGAGGCCGAGATGAACAAAATCATCAAAGCGGATCTGCCCTTTGTCAGATTTGAGCTGTCAAGAGACGAAGCCATTAAAAAATTCACCGAGGCCGGTGAACAGTATAAAGTTGAACTGATTAACGATTTGCCCGAAGACGCTGTTATTTCCTGTTACAGTCAAGGTGAATGGACTGACCTTTGTGCCGGTCCCCATGTGCCATCCACCGGCAAACTAAAGGCGGTAAAACTGATGAGTTTGGCCGGTGCTTACTGGCGTGGTGACGAAAAGAATAAAATGCTGCAACGGATTTATGGCACATCTTTCCCTAAAAAATCACAGTTGGACGAGCATCTACATCGCTTGGAAGAAGCCAAAAGGCGTGATCACCGTAAATTAGGTCAAGAGCTGGATTTGTTTAGCATCCAAGAGGAAGGCCCAGGGTTTCCATTCTTCCATCCCAAGGGGATGATTCTTAGAAATGAATTGGAGAACTTTTGGCGCCTAGAACATAAAAAGCGTGGTTATCAAGAGATCCGCACGCCAATGATTCTCAACCGTGCCCTGTGGGAGCAGTCTGGTCACTGGGATCATTACAAAGAAAACATGTATTTCACAAAAATTGACGAGGCTGACTATGCGGTAAAACCAATGAACTGTCCCGGCAGTATTTTAGTTTATAAAACTAAAATGCACAGTTATCGGGAATTGCCCATTCGAATGGGTGAACTGGGACTGGTACACCGACACGAATTGTCTGGCACATTGCACGGCTTAATGCGGGTGCGCTGCTTTACCCAAGACGATGCCCACATTTTCATGTTGCCATCCCAAGTTAAACAAGAGATCATGGGCGTAATTGATTTGTTCGATTATTTCTATGGGGTATTTAAGTTACCTTACCACGTGGAACTCTCCACTAAGCCCGAAAAGGCCATGGGATCAGATGAAATTTGGGATTTGGCCACTAATTCCCTAAAGGAAGCTTTGGAAGAAAAGGGTATTAAATATATCGTCAATGAGGGAGACGGTGCCTTTTACGGTCCGAAAATTGATTTCCACTTGGAAGACAGCATTGGCCGGACGTGGCAGTGTGGCACCATTCAATTAGACTTCCAGATGCCAGAAAAATTTGACCTGAACTATGTGGGTGAAGATGGTCAAAAACATCGTCCGGTGATGATCCACCGGGTGGTATTCGGCAGTATTGAAAGATTTATCGGTATTCTCACCGAGCACTTTGCCGGTGCTTTTCCCAGTTGGCTGGCTCCGGTGCAAGTGAGGGTGTTGCCCATCACCGATCGCCATGCCGAATATGCTCAAAAAGTGGTGGAACAGTTGGCTGGCAAGGACATCCGGGTAGAATTGGATGCCCGAAATGAGAAAATAAACTACAAAATCCGCGAGGCGCAAAATCAAAAAATTCCTTATATGTTAGTGGTTGGTGATAAGGAAATTGAACAAAATGCTGTGGCGGTTCGTCATCGCAGCCAAGGTGATCTGGGAGTGATGGCGGTGGACGAATTTGAAGCTAAATTCATTAAAGAAATTTCCGACAAGGAATAA
- the infC gene encoding translation initiation factor IF-3 — translation MRINEQIRTKEVRLVDGDNNQLGIKTLQEALRIAEERQLDLVEVAPQAKPPVCRLMDYGKYRYEQSKKEKEAKKKQRIINVKEVKLRPNIDEHDYQVKFRNAERFLKDGDKVKVTIMFRGREIVYTPKGKEILTRMANELTEISTVERMPKVEGRNMIMILAPKIDKHD, via the coding sequence TTGCGTATCAACGAACAAATTCGGACAAAGGAAGTTAGGCTGGTAGATGGTGATAATAACCAGCTGGGTATTAAAACGTTACAAGAGGCTTTGCGCATAGCGGAAGAGCGTCAATTGGACTTGGTTGAGGTGGCACCGCAAGCCAAACCGCCGGTGTGCCGCTTGATGGACTATGGCAAGTATAGGTATGAGCAAAGCAAAAAGGAAAAAGAAGCCAAAAAGAAACAGCGGATTATCAATGTGAAGGAAGTCAAATTGCGTCCCAACATTGATGAGCATGATTATCAAGTTAAGTTTCGGAACGCTGAACGCTTTTTGAAAGATGGCGATAAAGTTAAAGTAACCATCATGTTTAGGGGACGAGAAATTGTCTATACGCCCAAAGGAAAAGAAATTCTTACCCGGATGGCTAATGAATTGACTGAGATTAGCACAGTGGAACGGATGCCTAAGGTAGAAGGCCGAAACATGATAATGATTTTAGCACCAAAAATAGACAAACATGACTAG
- the rpmI gene encoding 50S ribosomal protein L35 gives MPKIKTHRGAAKRFKRTGSGKIKRWHAYHSHILGKKSPKRKRNLRDGAMVNDADMKRIEKLIP, from the coding sequence ATGCCTAAAATTAAGACCCACCGTGGTGCTGCAAAACGCTTTAAGCGTACTGGTAGTGGTAAAATTAAGCGCTGGCATGCATATCATAGCCATATTTTAGGTAAAAAATCACCAAAGCGTAAGCGTAACCTGCGTGATGGTGCGATGGTAAATGATGCAGATATGAAACGTATTGAAAAATTGATCCCATAA
- the rplT gene encoding 50S ribosomal protein L20, whose product MPRAKSSVVSRNRHRKVLKLAKGYRGAKSKLFRVANQQVMRSLAYAYRDRKARKREFRKLWIARINAAARNNGINYSTLMNGLKKAGVEVNRKMLADLAVNDANAFTKLVEVAKGQINK is encoded by the coding sequence ATGCCACGGGCTAAAAGTAGTGTAGTTTCCCGTAATAGACATAGAAAAGTACTTAAACTGGCAAAGGGTTATCGTGGTGCCAAGAGCAAACTGTTCCGGGTTGCTAACCAGCAAGTTATGAGGTCCCTTGCTTATGCATACCGGGACCGTAAGGCGCGTAAGCGTGAATTCCGTAAACTTTGGATTGCACGGATTAACGCAGCTGCTCGCAACAATGGCATTAACTACAGCACCTTAATGAACGGCTTGAAAAAAGCCGGTGTAGAAGTTAACCGTAAAATGCTTGCGGATTTGGCTGTTAACGATGCTAACGCTTTTACCAAACTGGTAGAAGTGGCCAAAGGTCAAATCAATAAATAA
- a CDS encoding TrkA family potassium uptake protein encodes MKTFAVIGLGRFGSSLAMTLSRMGHEVLAIDQDEDKVEDIIEYVTHAVQADAKDEQTLKDLGIRNFDAVVVAIGQDMQTSILITVTLKEMNVPNVVAKAQTELHGKVLSRIGADKVVFPERDMGERVARALVSKNIMEQINLSPEYSIVEFAAPEGFIGKNLQQLAFRREFGVNILAIRRDDDIIISPGANTEIQSNDVLVAIGRNKYLEKFTSVEAQ; translated from the coding sequence TTGAAAACCTTTGCTGTGATCGGACTAGGGCGTTTTGGTTCCAGCCTGGCGATGACTCTCTCACGGATGGGACATGAAGTTTTGGCCATCGATCAAGATGAAGATAAAGTAGAGGATATCATAGAGTATGTCACCCATGCTGTGCAGGCTGATGCTAAGGACGAACAAACACTGAAGGATTTGGGAATCAGAAACTTTGACGCTGTGGTGGTGGCCATAGGCCAAGATATGCAAACCAGTATTTTAATAACGGTGACCCTTAAGGAAATGAATGTGCCCAACGTGGTGGCTAAAGCCCAGACTGAACTGCATGGTAAAGTGCTGAGCCGGATCGGTGCCGACAAGGTGGTCTTTCCCGAGAGGGATATGGGTGAGCGGGTTGCCCGGGCATTGGTATCGAAAAACATTATGGAACAAATTAATTTATCCCCTGAATATAGCATTGTTGAATTTGCCGCACCGGAAGGTTTTATTGGAAAAAACTTACAACAGTTGGCCTTTCGCCGGGAATTTGGGGTCAACATTTTGGCAATTCGCCGAGATGATGATATTATTATATCCCCAGGTGCCAATACCGAAATTCAGAGTAACGATGTATTGGTGGCCATCGGTCGTAACAAGTATTTAGAAAAGTTCACATCTGTAGAGGCCCAGTAA
- a CDS encoding RNA methyltransferase: MEIQRNNPKIKYLRKLSRRQFRQKEGKFFIEGIRFVEELLQSGWPVDALFYTVKLTESPRGAELLAKAQQQNIDCWQIGADTLKEVTATDNPQGVLAQLAMPRHQLADMMCATIKPLVVLVDGVQDPGNLGTIIRTADAMGVSGVVLLKGTADLYNPKTLRATMGSIFHLPIIVAAEVDEVMDFLQANNIKLAVGDPHADVAVHEIDFTKPMAIVVGNEANGPTLTTVSRAEIKATIPMPGNAESLNAAVACSIMLYEAIRQRLVL, encoded by the coding sequence ATGGAAATTCAAAGGAATAATCCCAAAATTAAATATTTGCGCAAGTTATCCCGCCGGCAGTTTCGGCAGAAGGAAGGTAAATTTTTTATTGAGGGTATCCGTTTTGTGGAAGAACTTTTGCAATCCGGCTGGCCGGTGGATGCACTTTTTTATACTGTTAAGCTGACAGAAAGTCCGCGGGGGGCTGAACTTTTGGCTAAGGCGCAACAACAGAATATTGACTGTTGGCAAATCGGTGCCGATACGTTAAAGGAAGTGACTGCTACCGATAATCCCCAGGGGGTGCTGGCACAATTGGCAATGCCTCGCCATCAGTTGGCTGACATGATGTGCGCTACCATCAAACCTTTGGTGGTTTTGGTGGATGGGGTCCAAGACCCGGGAAATTTAGGGACTATCATCCGTACCGCTGATGCCATGGGGGTTTCCGGGGTGGTTCTGCTTAAAGGAACGGCGGATTTGTACAACCCCAAAACTTTGCGGGCCACCATGGGTTCGATATTTCATTTGCCCATTATAGTGGCGGCAGAGGTGGATGAGGTGATGGATTTTTTGCAAGCCAACAACATTAAGTTGGCGGTGGGAGACCCCCACGCTGATGTGGCAGTGCATGAAATAGATTTCACAAAGCCGATGGCGATAGTGGTGGGCAATGAAGCCAATGGGCCGACGTTGACCACAGTATCCCGGGCGGAAATCAAAGCCACCATTCCTATGCCGGGCAATGCCGAATCGTTGAATGCTGCGGTTGCCTGTTCAATTATGTTGTATGAAGCCATTAGGCAGAGATTAGTATTGTAA
- a CDS encoding YqzL family protein, which translates to MILTAEFFWKMFEATGSVRAYMLYKKMVVH; encoded by the coding sequence ATGATTTTAACTGCAGAATTTTTTTGGAAAATGTTTGAAGCAACCGGATCCGTCAGAGCTTACATGTTATATAAAAAGATGGTTGTTCATTAA
- the pheS gene encoding phenylalanine--tRNA ligase subunit alpha, which produces MEEKLKSLAAEAKQELAQATTLNELSNLRVKYLGKKGELTSVLRGMGALSAEERPKVGALANEIRSELEVLIAERNNALKEAEKEQRLAQEVIDVTLPGKPMLSGNKHPLTKVQEEIETIFLGIGFNIAEGPEVETDYYNFEALNLPKDHPARDMQDTFFINPEVVLRTHTSPVQARTMEKMVPAVPIKIIVPGRVYRRDDDATHSPMFTQVEGLAVDKHITFSDLKGVLSLFAKQMFGPDTRTRFRPSYFPFTEPSAEMDISCGICKGKGCRVCSNTGWLEILGCGMVHPKVLEMSGYNPEEATGFAFGMGIERIAMLKYGIDDLRLFYDNDLRFLAQF; this is translated from the coding sequence ATGGAAGAAAAATTGAAAAGCCTTGCTGCCGAAGCTAAACAAGAGTTGGCTCAGGCAACTACATTAAATGAATTAAGTAACCTGCGGGTTAAATATTTAGGCAAAAAGGGTGAATTGACATCTGTACTGCGGGGGATGGGAGCCCTTTCAGCGGAAGAACGTCCAAAAGTTGGTGCTCTGGCCAATGAAATTAGGTCTGAACTGGAAGTGCTGATTGCTGAGAGAAATAATGCGTTGAAAGAAGCAGAAAAGGAACAGCGGTTAGCCCAGGAAGTTATTGATGTGACATTACCGGGTAAACCGATGTTATCCGGCAATAAACATCCCCTTACCAAGGTGCAGGAAGAAATAGAGACCATCTTTTTAGGGATAGGTTTTAACATTGCCGAAGGTCCGGAAGTTGAAACCGATTACTATAATTTCGAGGCGTTAAACCTGCCTAAGGATCACCCCGCTCGGGATATGCAGGATACCTTTTTCATTAATCCAGAGGTGGTGCTGCGCACCCATACATCACCGGTGCAAGCTCGCACCATGGAAAAAATGGTGCCTGCCGTGCCAATTAAAATTATCGTGCCGGGTAGAGTTTATCGACGGGATGACGACGCCACCCACTCACCAATGTTTACCCAAGTGGAAGGGTTAGCTGTGGACAAGCACATTACCTTTAGCGATTTAAAAGGGGTGTTAAGTTTATTTGCTAAGCAAATGTTTGGCCCAGACACCCGCACTCGGTTCCGTCCCAGCTATTTCCCCTTTACTGAACCCAGTGCTGAAATGGATATCTCCTGCGGTATCTGTAAAGGAAAAGGTTGTCGCGTATGCAGTAATACCGGTTGGTTAGAAATTCTAGGTTGCGGCATGGTGCACCCCAAGGTTTTGGAAATGTCCGGCTATAACCCGGAAGAAGCCACCGGATTTGCCTTTGGTATGGGGATTGAGCGGATTGCCATGCTCAAATACGGTATTGATGACCTTAGGTTGTTCTATGATAATGATTTGCGTTTCCTGGCTCAATTTTAA
- the pheT gene encoding phenylalanine--tRNA ligase subunit beta: MKVSYKWLQEFVDVNIPPQELADRLTMAGVAVENVHYLGEGITNVVTGQILKIDPHPNADKLVICQVTTDGEDRIQIVTGAQNVREGHKIPVAKVGAKLPIGLTIKKSKLRGEPSNGMLCSGQELGIDTKLLPAEQQHGIMILPEDAPLNVDIVEYLGLDDYILELELTPNRGDCLSMLGVAREVAVMLGLEMRLPETNPAENDTEVSGLAKVDIEAEDLCNRYVVRVVQDVEIGPSPAWMQQRLRAAGVRPINNVVDVTNYVMLEFGQPLHAFDYDKLTDHHIIVRRAKADEPLVTLDETERKLTEDMLVIADPNGPVAVAGVMGGLESEVTASTKNVLIESAFFNPVSVRRTAKALNMRSEASARFEKTIDIGGCVRAADRAALLMQQLGGGQVVKGVIDNYPHSTIEKTVTLRPERVEYLLGIKIEKQHIIDMLSALQFKVQPEGAELLVTIPTFRPDISLEADLVEEVARIYGYNNIPNTLIYGPTTQGKRDFNQQLVHDIRNILVGCGLYEVVTYGFVSPKAFDLMNLPADSKFRNVVKIQNPLSEEQSVMRTVPVPNLLEVLERNHNRQVQNGSIFEIGRVFYPQVGQVLPEERLTLALAFSGYTEKSWNAPAQPMDFYYAKGVLETLLNKIGLKEVQFVRHTDPSFHPGRTAAIEVNGKMLGVLGELHPNVIENYNLPHRAVACKIDLTDLMAIELELPQYQALPKFPAVDRDLALVVKQDVATKDMVDTITNTSGALLKQVKVFDVYQGAQVQDGYKSQAFSLLFQAPDRTLTDEEVTKQMIKIFKALSEKFAAELRS; the protein is encoded by the coding sequence ATGAAAGTTTCCTATAAATGGTTACAAGAATTTGTGGACGTCAATATTCCCCCACAGGAACTGGCTGACCGTTTAACGATGGCCGGTGTGGCGGTGGAAAACGTGCACTATTTAGGTGAAGGGATCACCAATGTGGTTACCGGACAAATCCTGAAAATTGATCCCCATCCCAATGCGGATAAACTGGTGATTTGTCAGGTGACAACCGATGGCGAAGATCGCATCCAAATTGTTACTGGTGCCCAAAACGTACGGGAAGGGCATAAAATTCCAGTGGCTAAAGTGGGCGCCAAACTGCCCATCGGACTGACCATTAAAAAGAGCAAATTGCGTGGCGAACCTTCAAACGGCATGCTCTGTTCGGGGCAGGAACTGGGTATCGACACAAAGCTATTGCCTGCGGAACAACAGCATGGCATTATGATTCTGCCGGAAGACGCGCCACTAAATGTGGATATTGTTGAATACCTGGGATTGGATGACTATATATTGGAGCTAGAGTTAACTCCTAACCGTGGTGACTGTTTGTCAATGCTGGGTGTGGCCAGAGAAGTGGCGGTGATGCTAGGTTTAGAAATGCGGTTGCCTGAGACCAATCCGGCGGAAAACGACACCGAGGTTAGTGGTTTAGCCAAGGTTGATATTGAAGCCGAAGACCTGTGCAACCGCTATGTGGTGCGGGTGGTGCAAGATGTAGAAATAGGGCCATCCCCGGCGTGGATGCAACAAAGATTGCGTGCAGCGGGAGTCAGACCCATTAACAATGTTGTGGATGTTACCAACTATGTGATGCTGGAGTTCGGTCAACCACTGCATGCCTTTGATTATGACAAGTTGACGGACCATCACATTATTGTGCGCCGGGCTAAGGCCGATGAACCGCTGGTGACATTGGATGAAACCGAGCGCAAATTAACTGAAGATATGCTGGTAATTGCCGATCCCAATGGACCGGTGGCGGTGGCCGGTGTAATGGGTGGCTTGGAAAGTGAAGTCACTGCCAGCACTAAGAATGTTTTAATTGAATCAGCATTTTTTAATCCCGTCAGTGTGCGACGGACAGCTAAGGCACTGAATATGCGTTCAGAAGCGTCGGCGCGGTTTGAGAAAACCATTGATATTGGCGGTTGTGTGCGGGCTGCTGATAGAGCGGCGCTGTTAATGCAACAGTTGGGTGGCGGCCAAGTGGTTAAAGGGGTAATTGACAATTATCCGCACTCCACCATTGAAAAAACAGTAACTTTAAGGCCGGAAAGAGTAGAATATCTGCTGGGCATTAAGATTGAAAAACAGCATATTATAGACATGTTGTCGGCGCTGCAATTTAAGGTGCAGCCTGAAGGTGCTGAGTTGCTGGTGACCATACCAACTTTCCGCCCAGACATCAGCCTTGAGGCGGACCTGGTGGAAGAGGTGGCCCGGATTTACGGCTATAACAATATTCCAAACACCTTAATTTATGGACCGACAACCCAAGGGAAGCGCGATTTTAACCAACAATTGGTGCATGACATAAGAAATATTCTGGTGGGCTGTGGCCTTTATGAAGTGGTAACCTATGGGTTTGTTAGCCCCAAAGCTTTTGATCTAATGAATTTACCGGCTGACAGTAAATTTAGAAATGTGGTTAAAATCCAGAACCCACTGAGCGAAGAACAATCTGTGATGCGCACAGTGCCGGTGCCCAATCTGCTGGAAGTGTTAGAAAGAAACCATAATCGCCAAGTGCAAAACGGGTCGATTTTTGAAATTGGCCGAGTCTTTTATCCCCAAGTGGGACAAGTGCTGCCGGAAGAAAGGTTGACTTTGGCTCTGGCCTTCTCTGGCTACACCGAAAAGAGTTGGAATGCTCCGGCTCAACCGATGGATTTTTACTATGCCAAAGGTGTACTAGAAACCCTGCTTAATAAAATTGGCCTCAAAGAGGTTCAATTTGTGCGGCATACCGATCCTAGTTTCCACCCGGGGCGCACTGCGGCCATTGAAGTTAATGGGAAGATGTTGGGCGTATTGGGTGAGTTGCATCCCAATGTCATAGAAAACTATAACCTGCCCCATCGGGCAGTGGCTTGTAAAATTGACCTGACAGATTTGATGGCCATTGAACTGGAGTTGCCTCAATATCAAGCGCTACCTAAGTTCCCGGCAGTGGACCGCGATTTGGCTTTGGTGGTTAAACAGGATGTGGCCACCAAAGATATGGTGGATACCATTACCAATACCAGTGGCGCCCTTTTAAAACAAGTTAAAGTTTTTGATGTTTACCAGGGCGCCCAAGTACAGGACGGATATAAGAGTCAAGCCTTTTCACTGTTATTCCAAGCACCGGATCGCACCTTGACCGATGAAGAGGTAACCAAGCAAATGATTAAAATCTTCAAGGCTTTAAGCGAAAAATTTGCAGCAGAATTGCGTAGTTAG
- the zapA gene encoding cell division protein ZapA yields the protein MSGQKARVEVEICGDKFTIKGDESPEHIEMVANYVDRKVKQLVNINPKLTTTNAAILAAINIADELSKLQADYDNLLEMMDTLDADAEKK from the coding sequence ATGTCCGGTCAAAAGGCCCGGGTTGAAGTGGAAATATGTGGGGATAAGTTTACCATTAAGGGTGATGAATCACCTGAACATATAGAGATGGTGGCAAATTATGTGGACCGTAAGGTGAAACAATTGGTCAACATTAACCCTAAACTTACCACAACCAATGCGGCAATTCTGGCAGCTATCAATATTGCCGATGAACTCAGTAAACTGCAAGCAGATTACGATAACTTGCTGGAAATGATGGATACCTTGGATGCCGATGCCGAGAAAAAGTAA